The DNA sequence TTCTCCCAAACCTTCGAGCCATCCGCTGGCGCAGGGCCTTCCCGCATCCCGTGATGCGCTGCACGTTGCCCGTCTTTCCCTGTGCCAGGGACTGGAGGTCCGCTGCGGCGGAGGGGGAGGGTCTGGCATGCCGGCCTACCAACGACTGGACTCGGTCACGCTCGGCCCACGGTTGGGGCTGACGGAGTTCATGGCCGTTGGGCGGGCTGGTGCGCGGGTCGTCTTCTCCGAGGACTACCGACGGCGCGTGGAGCGCTCCCGCTCCCTCATCGACAAGGCCATCCACGAGGACCGGGTCATGTACGGGGCGACCACGGGGTTGGCTCGCTGAGCACCCAGGCCATTGGGGCGACGGAGGCGGAGCAGCTCCAGCGCAACATCGTGGTGTCTCACGCGACGTCCGTGGGGAGCCCCTTCAGTCAGGAGGAGGCGCGCGGCACCATGCTGATGGTGTTGCAGAACCTGGGGCAGGGCCACAGCGGGGTGCGCCTGGAGCTGCTGGAGACGCTGCGAGGAATGCTCGACCGCGACCTGACTCCCTGGATGCCTCGCGAGGGCTCCGTGGGCTATCTGACGCCCGAGGCCCATCTGGCCCGGGTGGTGATGGGCGACGGTCGCGCGTACTGGGAGGGCGCGTTGCTATCAGGCCGAGAGGCCATGGCTCGGGCAGGACTCTCTCCGCTGGCCCTTCGCGCCAAGGAGGGCCTGGCGTTGATCCGCGGCACCACCGCGGTGACCGCGCTGGGGGCGGTGGCGCTGCATGACATGCTTCAGGCGGCCAAGAGCGCGGACATCATCGGCAGCGTCTCCCTGGAGGCACAGCGGGGCGTGATTCAGGCCATGGACACAAGGGCCATGGGGGTGCGCCCTCATCCCGAG is a window from the Myxococcaceae bacterium JPH2 genome containing:
- a CDS encoding aromatic amino acid lyase encodes the protein MPAYQRLDSVTLGPRLGLTEFMAVGRAGARVVFSEDYRRRVERSRSLIDKAIHEDRVMYGATTGLAR
- a CDS encoding aromatic amino acid lyase codes for the protein MSTQAIGATEAEQLQRNIVVSHATSVGSPFSQEEARGTMLMVLQNLGQGHSGVRLELLETLRGMLDRDLTPWMPREGSVGYLTPEAHLARVVMGDGRAYWEGALLSGREAMARAGLSPLALRAKEGLALIRGTTAVTALGAVALHDMLQAAKSADIIGSVSLEAQRGVIQAMDTRAMGVRPHPEQAATAANIRAMLKDSAVLATSRGAACRMPCPCAASPSSTAPRRRCCATPRPPSKSS